CATGAGGCGTGAAGCGGCGATCGATTATTCACTTTATTTGGTGACGGACAGCGGTCTCCTGGCGGGCAGAGACTTTTGCCAAAGCGTCGCGGCGGCGCTTCGCGGCGGCGTCTCTCTGGTCCAGCTGCGGGAGAAAGACCGGGGGACGCGGGACTTTTTTGAATTGGCGGTCCGGGTGAAAGCAGTCACCGACCATTATGGCGTGCCCCTGATCATCAATGACCGGCTGGACATCGCGCTGGCGGTCGACGCCGCCGGGCTCCATATCGGCCAGGAGGATCTTCCGGCGGGGCTGGCCCGCCGTTTGCTCGGATCCGGCAAGATCTTGGGCGTCTCCGCCGGCACGCTGGACGAGGCCTTGGCGGCGGAGGACGCCGGTGCGGACTATCTGGGGATTGGAGCCGTCTTCCCCACCGGCACCAAACAAGACGCCCGGGAAGTGGGCCTGGCGGGGTTGCGGGCCGTCACCGCCCGGGTGGGATTGCCCGTGGTGGCCATCGGCGGAATCCAGGAGCAGAATTTACAGTCGGTGCTGGAACAAGAAGTAGCCGGAGTGGCGCTGGTCTCGGCCATCCTTTGCCAGCCGGAGATCGAGCAGGCCGCCCGGAGGCTGCGCGGTTTGGTGGATGGCTGGCGTAACCTTGCCGTCTAGCGGCTGAAGGAGACGCGGCGCCTGAGCCGCCGGCGTTTTTCAAAATAATTTGGTTTGTATTATGACCCGGATTCTTTTATAATAAATAAGGTTGGACACTCATTCGAACCGAAGGAGACTTTGACCTTGAAACTGGGAATCGTCGGATTGCCGAATGTCGGCAAGAGCACGTTATTCAACGCTATTACCAAAGCCGGCGCGGAGAGCGCCAATTATCCGTTCTGCACCATCGACCCCAACGTGGGTGTCGTGGCCGTCCCGGACGAACGACTTCAAAAGTTAGCTGAGATGTATGATCCCGATAAGATCACGCCGACCGCCATCGAGTTCGTGGATATCGCCGGGCTGGTGAAGGGCGCCAGCCGGGGCGAGGGCCTCGGCAATAAGTTCCTGGCTCATATCCGGGAGGTTGACGCCATTGTCCATGTGGTGCGCTGC
This genomic window from Hydrogenispora ethanolica contains:
- the thiE gene encoding thiamine phosphate synthase, with the translated sequence MRREAAIDYSLYLVTDSGLLAGRDFCQSVAAALRGGVSLVQLREKDRGTRDFFELAVRVKAVTDHYGVPLIINDRLDIALAVDAAGLHIGQEDLPAGLARRLLGSGKILGVSAGTLDEALAAEDAGADYLGIGAVFPTGTKQDAREVGLAGLRAVTARVGLPVVAIGGIQEQNLQSVLEQEVAGVALVSAILCQPEIEQAARRLRGLVDGWRNLAV